The genomic region CCGGGTGGCCGCGCAGCTCCTGGAGCCGGAAGTCCAGGATATCGCGCAGGCGTCGCGCCCGCTCGCCCAACGTCGGGGCCTCCAACATGGCCTGCTTCTCGAGAGCGGGGACGTCGAGGTGCTGTGCGAAGAAGTTGACGAAGGTCTCGTGGTCGACGGCGGGGTCCGGCACGGGCTCGGCGTCGCGGGTCTTGCCGAGCCGCTCGAGGTACCGCCCCACCAGCGTGACGATCTCCCCGCGCAGCCCTCCGGGCAGCTCCTCGGCGACGGGCTCGCGCCACCGCACCACCGCCTCGCGATACGACGCCCGGACCAGCTCGCGCTCGATCGCGTACTCGCGAACCCCCAGCAGCACGATGTTGAAGCGGCCGTCGGGCAGCTCCTCGCAGCGCACCATCTGGCCGACGGTGCCGGCCGCGAACACCGGCGGGCGCCCCTCGTAGTCGCGCTCCCAATCGCCGCGCAGCAGCGCCATGCCGATCAGCCGCGGGCCGCTCACGGCCGCCCGCACCATGTCGCGGTAGCGCGGCTCGAAGATGTGGAGCGGCAACGGCATGTACGGAAACAGGACGATGTTCGGGAGGGGAAAGAGCGGGATGACCTCCGCGAGCGCCACGGTTCAGCTCCCGTCGCGGACGCGCCGCAGCGCCGCATCGGCGAGCGCGGGATCGAAGAACGGCTCGACGATGCTCGCCCGCACCGGCTCGGGGAGCGCCGTGCGCGCGCGGTAGTTCGGGTGATCGACCACGATCGCGACCTCCGACCCCCGGCGCAGGGCCTCGCCCGCGGCCACGTCGAGCGGAAAGCGGACGTACTGGACGGCGGAGATCTTGTCGTCGGTCTGCCGCCCGCCCTCGAAGGAGCCGGTGATCCGCCGTCCCCCGACCTCGAGGTGCACGTGGCGATCGAGCCCGAGCAGGCGCTGGAACTGCTCGCGCATCCGCTCCTGGTCGGCGATCTCGATCAGCAGCGTCGCCGCCAGCTCGTCGCGACTCGGCAGCAGCTGGTTGTAGACCTGCAGCTCCTCGCGGATCGCGTCCAGGTCCGTGATGTGCTCGACCCAGAGCATCTCCTGCGTCTGGTACCATACCGTGGCGCGATCCTCGAAGACGAGGGTCACGTGGTCCCCGACGGCGACGCGCCGCGTCCGCTTGTGGTCGATCACTCGGCGGCGGACCGTGTCGCGTGTCTGCCCGTAACGCTCCCGCCCGAGAATGTCCTCGAGGCCGATGGCACGCATGACGAGGGGGCACGAGGGCGGGCGCCGGCCCGCCCTCGCCTCGATCGATTCCTCAGCTTCCGAGCGATTGCAGGCCCTTGGTGAACCGGCCCGCATGCGACTTCTCGGCCTTGGCAAGCGTCTCGAACCACTCGGCGATCTCTTCGAAGCCTTCCTCGCGCGCGGTCTTGGCGAACCCCGGATACATCTCGGTGAACTCGTAGGTCTCGCCGGCGATGGCGGCCTTGAGGTTCTTGTCCGTCCCGCCGATCGGCTCGCCGGTCGCCGGATCGCCGACCTCCTTCAGGAAGTCGAGATGCCCGAACGCGTGGCCGGTCTCGGCCTCCGACGTGTCGCGGAACAGCCCACCGACGTCCGGGTAGCCCTCGATGTCGGCGCGGCGTGCGAAATACAGATAGCGGCGGTTCGCCTGCGACTCGCCGGCGAACGCCTCCTTCAAGTTGTGGTGAGTCTTGGATCCCTTCAACGACTTGGCCATGGCTCCTCCTGCGCGAGCACACCCGTGCTGGCGCTCGATGGGGTGACTCCGAGTAGCGCTCCTGTCCGCGTCATGTCAACGCGGACTTCGCGGCGTCGATCAGAGACCGAGGCCGCGCACGCTCGGACGGGTCCGGATGCGATCGACCCACGCCTGCACGGGCGCCAGCGCAGGTTCGAACTCGAAGCCGAGGCGCCCCAATACGAGCATCCGGGGCGCCCACGCCGCGTCGGCCAGCGTGAACTCGTTGCCGATCAGGTACTCGTTCGAGTCCAGACGGTCGCGAAGCAGATAGAGGCCGCGACGCAGCCGCTCGCGGATCTGCTCGACCTGCTGTGCATCGCGCTCGGCCTCGGGCTTGCGGAGCTGGACGAGGAGCTGGGTCGTGTAGGGCACGAATTCGTTGTCGCAGTAGTCCTCGAGCCAGCGGGCCTGGGCGCGCGCCTGCGAGTCCTCGGGCATCATCCGCGGGAGCGGATACTCGTCCTCGAGGTACTCGTTGATGATGGTGGAGTCGCAGATGATCTCGTCGTCGTCGACGAGGACGGGCACCTTGCCGAGCGGGTTCAACCGGAGGAACTCGGGAGTGCGCTGCTCCTGCTTGCGCAGATCGACCAGCGCCGTCTCGTACTCGAGCTCTTTCTCCGCCAAGACGACCCGCACCTTTTGCGCGTACGGGCAGTCGGGATAGTCGTAAAGCTTAAGCATGGGTCATGCCTCCTCCAGCCGCTGGCACGGTATGTGAAAACAGGCGCCCATGCAATATTTTGAGCCCCGTAAACGCGCATTTTTTTGAAGTTTTTTACTCAGCGTGCGCCCATGCGTGGTAGGAGCTGCGCACGAGCGGGCCCGATTCCACATGCCGGAAGCCGATTTGACGTCCCTCGGCGCCGAGCTCGTCGAATTCAGCCGGCGTGAGATAGCGCTCGACCGGTAGCTGACCGGCCGAAGGCCGCAGGTACTGACCAAGGGTCAGGATGTCGCAGCCGACCCTCCAGAGATCGGCGAGGACTTCCAGGATCTCCTGGCGGGTCTCGCCCAGCCCGAGCATGAGGCCGGCCTTGGTCCGCCGCGCTCCGGTGGGATCGTGGGCGGCCCCCAGCACCGCCAGCGATCGTTCGTAGCGGGCCCCGGGTCGGACCCGCTTGTAGAGGCGCGGGACGGTCTCGACGTTGTGGTTGAAGATCGAGACCGGCGAGGCCACCACGGCGGCCACGGATTCGAGCCTCCCCTGGAAATCTGGAACCAGGACCTCGATCCGGCATTCCGGGGCGGCCCGCCGGATGGCCCACGCCGTCGCCGCGAAGTGGGCAGCTCCACCATCGGCGAGATCGTCGCGATCGACCGACGTCACGACCACGTGCCGGAGACCGAGGCGTGCCACCGCCTCGCCGACGCGCTCCGGCTCGTGAGGGTCGACCGTCACGGGCTTCCCGTGGGACACCGCGCAGAAGCTGCAGTTCCGCGTGCACGTGTCGCCGAGGAGCATGAAGGTCGCCGTCTTGTGGCCCCAGCACTCGCCGATGTTCGGGCAGCGGGCCTCCTCGCAGACGGTGTGGAGCCCGAGGTCCTTGACGATCCCCTTCGTCAGCGTGAACTCGGGGCCACCCGGAGCGCGGACCTTCAGCCACGGCGGATGGCGGCGCACGACGTTCGTTCCGGTCATGCCGACGCCTCCGCGGGCGCGACGTCTTCGCCGAGCGGATGGGTGCGCCCATAGCCGAACCGCCGGACGAACGCCGCCAGGACGACCTCTCTGGTCGTCGCGATGTCGGCGCTCCCGCCCTCGCGCGCGACCGACGTCATCTCGACGCCGTCGATCCCGCACGGCGTGATCGCCAGGAACGCTCCCAGATCGCCGCAGACGTTGAGGGCGAACCCGTGCCAGGTGACCCAGCGCCGGATGCCGACGCCGATCGACGCGATCTTCCGCCGCCCCTCGACCCACACGCCCGTCAGCCGGTCGACCCGACCGGCGGCGATGCCGATCTCGGCGAGCGCGTCGATCAGGACCTGCTCGAGCTCGCGCACGTACCAGTGGACATCCTGGCGATGGCCGCGGAGGTCGAGGATCGGATAGCCCACGAGCTGGCCGGGCCCGTGATACGTAACCTGGCCACCGCGTGCGGCGCGAACGACCGGGATCGGTCCGGTCGCCGCGAGGCCGAGAAAGCGGGGATCCCCGCCGCGCCCCAGGGTGTAGACCGGCGGATGCTCGAGCAGGAGCAGCGCATCGCCGCCGCCCGCGAGCCGGCGCTCGACCAGCGCGTTCTGCCAGGCGGTCGCGCGCTCGTACTCGACCACGCCGGCGCGCGCGACCCCGAGCCTCCGCTCCATGCTCATATGTTGACCGCGCGCCCGACCGCCGCAAGCGTCGCCTCGCGCAGCGCCTCCGAGAGCGTCGGATGGGCGTGCGAGGTCGCGATGACGTCGTCCGCGGTCGCTTCGAGCGTCCGTGCAAGACCGGCGGCGGCAATGAGCTCGGTTACGCCGTGCC from Candidatus Eisenbacteria bacterium harbors:
- a CDS encoding glutathione S-transferase family protein; this encodes MLKLYDYPDCPYAQKVRVVLAEKELEYETALVDLRKQEQRTPEFLRLNPLGKVPVLVDDDEIICDSTIINEYLEDEYPLPRMMPEDSQARAQARWLEDYCDNEFVPYTTQLLVQLRKPEAERDAQQVEQIRERLRRGLYLLRDRLDSNEYLIGNEFTLADAAWAPRMLVLGRLGFEFEPALAPVQAWVDRIRTRPSVRGLGL
- the lipA gene encoding lipoyl synthase; the protein is MTGTNVVRRHPPWLKVRAPGGPEFTLTKGIVKDLGLHTVCEEARCPNIGECWGHKTATFMLLGDTCTRNCSFCAVSHGKPVTVDPHEPERVGEAVARLGLRHVVVTSVDRDDLADGGAAHFAATAWAIRRAAPECRIEVLVPDFQGRLESVAAVVASPVSIFNHNVETVPRLYKRVRPGARYERSLAVLGAAHDPTGARRTKAGLMLGLGETRQEILEVLADLWRVGCDILTLGQYLRPSAGQLPVERYLTPAEFDELGAEGRQIGFRHVESGPLVRSSYHAWAHAE
- a CDS encoding rubrerythrin family protein; the encoded protein is MAKSLKGSKTHHNLKEAFAGESQANRRYLYFARRADIEGYPDVGGLFRDTSEAETGHAFGHLDFLKEVGDPATGEPIGGTDKNLKAAIAGETYEFTEMYPGFAKTAREEGFEEIAEWFETLAKAEKSHAGRFTKGLQSLGS
- a CDS encoding LON peptidase substrate-binding domain-containing protein gives rise to the protein MALAEVIPLFPLPNIVLFPYMPLPLHIFEPRYRDMVRAAVSGPRLIGMALLRGDWERDYEGRPPVFAAGTVGQMVRCEELPDGRFNIVLLGVREYAIERELVRASYREAVVRWREPVAEELPGGLRGEIVTLVGRYLERLGKTRDAEPVPDPAVDHETFVNFFAQHLDVPALEKQAMLEAPTLGERARRLRDILDFRLQELRGHP
- the lipB gene encoding lipoyl(octanoyl) transferase LipB; protein product: MERRLGVARAGVVEYERATAWQNALVERRLAGGGDALLLLEHPPVYTLGRGGDPRFLGLAATGPIPVVRAARGGQVTYHGPGQLVGYPILDLRGHRQDVHWYVRELEQVLIDALAEIGIAAGRVDRLTGVWVEGRRKIASIGVGIRRWVTWHGFALNVCGDLGAFLAITPCGIDGVEMTSVAREGGSADIATTREVVLAAFVRRFGYGRTHPLGEDVAPAEASA
- a CDS encoding DUF3501 family protein — encoded protein: MRAIGLEDILGRERYGQTRDTVRRRVIDHKRTRRVAVGDHVTLVFEDRATVWYQTQEMLWVEHITDLDAIREELQVYNQLLPSRDELAATLLIEIADQERMREQFQRLLGLDRHVHLEVGGRRITGSFEGGRQTDDKISAVQYVRFPLDVAAGEALRRGSEVAIVVDHPNYRARTALPEPVRASIVEPFFDPALADAALRRVRDGS